The Candidatus Poribacteria bacterium genome includes a window with the following:
- a CDS encoding MBL fold metallo-hydrolase: MKRLAYTIVAAIATFLCITAWAQMDFARIEIKTTHVAGNIYMLEGAGGNIGASVGPDGILLVDDQFAPLAEKIRNALKELGEKPLKFLINTHFHGDHTGGNSIFGTEAHIISHTNVRKRLQMESSSEEALPVVTFDNSLSIHFNGEEIRVIHFPNSHTDGDSVIFFTGSNVVHMGDLFFSGRFPYVDLNNGGDVEGLIKHIEKLLTELPPDVKLIPGHGPLSEVDDLRTYHRTLVATTEVIRDQIEGGKSLEEIKAAGLPKKWRSWGAGFISTGRWIEIVHRSLAKAGDL, from the coding sequence ATGAAACGTCTGGCTTATACAATCGTTGCGGCGATTGCTACTTTCTTGTGCATAACTGCTTGGGCGCAGATGGATTTCGCAAGGATCGAGATTAAAACGACTCACGTTGCCGGCAACATCTATATGCTGGAAGGGGCTGGCGGGAATATCGGTGCGTCGGTGGGACCGGACGGGATTTTGTTGGTCGATGATCAGTTCGCGCCGTTGGCGGAAAAGATTCGGAATGCACTCAAAGAGTTAGGTGAGAAACCATTAAAGTTTCTGATCAACACCCATTTTCACGGTGATCATACCGGTGGTAACAGCATCTTCGGAACTGAGGCGCACATCATCTCTCACACCAATGTCCGGAAACGGTTACAGATGGAATCTTCTTCCGAAGAAGCCTTGCCGGTGGTTACATTCGACAATTCGCTGTCTATCCACTTCAACGGCGAAGAGATTCGTGTCATCCACTTTCCGAATAGTCATACGGATGGGGACAGCGTCATTTTCTTTACTGGATCAAACGTTGTGCATATGGGGGATCTCTTTTTCTCCGGGCGATTTCCCTACGTTGATTTGAATAACGGTGGTGATGTGGAGGGATTAATAAAGCATATTGAGAAACTCTTAACCGAACTCCCGCCCGATGTAAAGCTGATTCCGGGACACGGTCCACTTTCGGAGGTTGACGATCTCAGGACTTATCACCGGACGCTTGTGGCGACAACGGAGGTGATTCGGGATCAGATAGAAGGGGGAAAAAGTTTGGAAGAAATTAAAGCGGCGGGACTTCCCAAAAAGTGGCGTTCTTGGGGAGCCGGTTTCATTTCGACGGGTCGATGGATTGAAATCGTCCACCGGAGTCTGGCGAAAGCAGGTGACCTTTAA